In Erigeron canadensis isolate Cc75 chromosome 8, C_canadensis_v1, whole genome shotgun sequence, the DNA window atcacccATCAATCGCAAGCTTTTTCATATGAATCTGTAAAATCATAAGGAGTTCGTGATTGATGGATCTTTTTTTGAAAACCCGATTAATTAAATTGGATGATCCTATAAAAGGGGACTTACAACACTCACAGCACTGATCACTCATTCTCCAAGGACTACTCCCTGTCAGTACCACATCAGTCCAAAGAATAACCAAGGACTAAACCTTCAAAACACCCACAATGCCAGGGCTAGTCTATGACCCAccatttatttacttttaaacgtttaaaaatacaatatatatatatatatatatatggaaaagggaatataaggttgtccgacacctaagcttaggtgtggaacccctaacatactaatattttattatttattgtttaatgaataaatgtctgggcccccatgatttttatggtttaaaaaattaatatgtgagtgtccgacATCTAAGATTAagtacctaacaaccttatattctcatccccatatatatatatatgtatgtataaatatattttttggtaaaatacaagaaaaaccattcaattaattataaaaaaaccacatttcattaataaaaatttaaaaaacttagaaaaaaaattacagcACACATTAAACtgaaaaatttaaaagcaaCACATATTATAGAGTCCAGTACATAATAGTTattaaaacaacatattaaaccaactaaaaaaacaactaaacacaGCCGGGACCTTGGATGATGGGTGTATACTCTGCCATCAGCTTCTTCTTCGCGTCCTTGATGAACCTCTTATCCTCCTCGTCCAACTCGGTCGTCCCCATGAAAGAAAGTGTCGAATACATCGTCCGTTTCGTTTCTTCCTCGTGGATGAAAGCTAGTGACTCCCTCTGGGACTCCAAAATCTCCTGTCGGGTTTTACAATGCCTCTCGAGTTGGGCGACGATGTCTGATGCCAATGATCGAGCTAAACCTGCATCGAAAGAGGTGGAAGTGCGTGGAGACTTTGTTTTAGCTGAACGCGCAAATAGGTCAGGCCTGAAGAGTTCATTTTCGGTTCCAAGATCGACGGGTTCATAGGCGAGAACATCCTCATCACTGTCAACACTAACCGGATCACTCAGCCCAACTCCCGGTCTCCTGTTTGTCATATTACGACCCAAAACATCCACACCGAAAGGTGCGAGAATCAATGGCTTATCCTTCAAACGTAACCAACATTCATACATGTTAAACGCGACACCAACTTCAGCTTTGTAGGTGGCTCGCGCCTCTTCCATAACTTGGGTGTCGTTTTCTCTGCTACTTCGGTTATCATCGTACTTGGACCAAATGGCATTGAACTTGGCAACTTGGGCTCGAATCTTCCTCCATTTGGACGTCATTTGGTGCTTATTTCTATGATATTCCACTTGTGCATTGTAGTTCTCAATCATCGTGTCCCAGAAACTGTCACCCGTTCGATCATTCCCAAAATCTGGATCCTCAGACGCATCAAGCCAACACTCGATCAAAATCTTTATCTCCAAGTCAGTCCAAGCTTTCTTCGAGTCAAGCGATGGCTCGACTGCAACTCTTTTTTTGCGGTTCGCCATTCGTTTGACTTTCCTTTTTGGTTGGGAAGGTTCGGGTGCATCGACTGGTGGTGGCTGTGGTgcggctggtggtggttgtggtgcGACTTGTGGTGGCGGTTGTGTTGAGGGGTGTTGTTGTTGTGATAGCCATTGTTGATAGTGTAGCCATTGTTGGTATTGACAATCGTTTAGTGATGGTATGTAGGGTGGATATTGTGGTGTTGAAGGTGACAAATGGGATACTTGAGATGGAGCCGACGGGTAGTTAAGCACCGCGTTAAAGAAATCGTTACCTCGTTGATTGCTAAAAGTTCATAGACATTTTGTATGGCGAAGATGAGTGTTGTTTTTGagaagatatagatatatggagaatgcatatatatatatatatatatatggagaagATGGGTCTTCAGCTAGTCAATGGTGTTTTAATGCATGCATGGGTGGTCAATGTAACCGTTTGAACCCAACGGCTACCAAATTCAAATTTCGactaattataaaagaaaataaaaaaaaactttcatccCGTCTCTGTGGGAAACAAGTGAGCTGAAAACGAAGAAGGACGAGTGCACACCTAATGGACGAGCTTGAACGAGCCCGTTGTGAGTGCTATTAGGTACTCAAGTAATTTTATTTCGTTTTCACTTTTGTAGGCAATACCAAAGTATTACTGAAAATACATGTATAATCATAATTCAGAATATACCATTCTAAGCAtcatttaataaacaataacaaaaatgagaaaaaataaaagaaaaacaacaaaagtaaTCCAGGAAGAAGCATGTGAAATGAGAGAGAGAGGAAGTAAAAACCACATGGTATGACTATGGGCCATTGAGTGTCTAAGATTTCTTTTTATActagtatattataattttcTTATTCTTTATTTGATTTGTTGTATATATTAAAGAAGATGGTGACAAAcataattcaattatttttattattttttatacaatacaacaataaataaaatatagaaaaaacaaGTGGGGATGAATCTTGTCGATAGCTTGGCTGGCATGGTGTCATTAATTTCTGTATCTGCCCAAAATGTTAAATCATACGACcatttatttccaaaagaatTACCTTTTgtaatttatctatattttttttattatgagaaatgattaatcaccaaataaaataatctaaaaatcctcctaactattggataatgacatgtgaaaaaattaggGGGCaatattaggaaagagaatgaatgaataccacatgtcaccttcttagagtgttaaaagaatttttagactattttattaggaggattagtcatttttcttttattatatttgaatttcttaaaTGAAGAAGATTTCTCAATCATgaagtataaattaatatagTACTATTGTGATCTATCTCACTCGTCAAAAGAAGGCTCTTTGGGGTCTCTCTTTCGATTTGATAGGACAAACACATAGGAAGTTCACACAAAATCTATTTCATAGTCAAATTAGCTTATATCAAATTGCAATTAATTAGACGTACCTCTTAATAAGTTGTATTAGAACTAAACTTAAAATTCTTATTAAGAAATGATAACACCATATACGTGTATTAGCTTTTTTCAGGTGTGTGTTAATTGCCAAATTCCAAAGGGCACTCGCTATGATTGATTTAGGATTGATAATTGGCTTGATCTTAATTTCCTTTTAAGCTTTCATTGGATTGAATGACATAAAGATTAACTTTTAGCGAATCAAAGAAGGTAACTTATATTGAAGGATTACATTattaatgattttgtttttgttttaaataacgTTTGAATCCATGATTAGTGTAGTTGGTTATGGAGGACACAAAGACCATGATAGTTTATGATATCTAATGACTAATGAGCATCTATAACTTTTGCACTTCTGGTAAATGAGGTAGTATAATAAAACGTTTATTCTATGCCATCCAAAAATACCGTAACGCACGCAACCTTTAAAGCTGTAGTTAAAGTGCATTGCcatttttgaagatttatgTATCTTGGTCGAGAAAAAAAAGGTCTCAGAGGATAAGTGCAACAATTATATttgtataaactaatatataaaacaatgatAAATGTTATAGCAAATTGGTTGATCAACTCTCTATATTctaagtatcttgtaatgtaacaaactttaaacggatgtctatagtaggaaataactaaagttgtgtgtattgtatgtaaacaagtcaaaaataatgtttattgtatgtaagaaaatatattcaaccaattaaaatcagacaagtgacacctctatatggttgccacgtatgttttcttacatacaataaacattttttaaagttgtttacatacaatacacaaaactttagttatttcctactatagacattcgtccaaagtttgttatattccaggatacttatccttTCTATATTATCTAATATTTCATCCTTAACCGCTATCATCGCCAATCCACTAAGTCATTCTTGACCCATTGTAGCAATCAAATCTTAAATCAAAACACCTAATTCTATTTCTAAGTTATGTCCGATTAACATGATCCATATTCCTACTTTATATTATAcctatgtgtttatatatatctatatagggatccttattttgagaatcatttattttgtaaaaaccGTGAAaactcctaaattttatattggatcacatgttttttttgttcattcacatgtgaaacgttataaaaatatatgttgccgaagaattttttttcaaaaccttatatatagtcgtttgtcacatgtgaacagaaaATGTGAACacattcattcacaagttcacaaaaggctactttgaaagtttcttcaaaaagtttcttctataacatatatttttatatcatttaacATGTGATATAAAGCAGGAGACTTGATAAGTCAAAGTtgaacatttaatatgggacggggggattgtttaatttttagatAATTGTAAAAACTTGTAATGGGCTTActtaataacatatatttttatatatacacatagaaaaatataaaaatgggcCATCTAAAAAATCAGACCTCGGCCGGTTGTTCACCTTGTCCTATGACTAAGCCCTCCTATTAAACTCATgtattaaataattgtacacttatcataaaattctaGGGaagcttttgatatggaaagtataatttttatgcacgttaagtgcaACTCTAAAGACTGcgtttaacatttttcttaatcAATTACTCAGGAATTacattttttgttattgataaaaGTTCTATTCATATTCttaaataatcataaataatCTAAAATTCACTCATACAAGGAAGGGATTGAACGTGCAGTGGAGTTTTTCTTATGAAGCATGAATGAGTCTCTATCAAGTGGGCTAATTAACGGCTGCACTTCTTTTACGTAGGAATATGCAAGTTTCATGTAAGACTAATGTTAGTCTCACTCAGCTCATAAACTCCTCATGTGCATTTGTTTTGATGTTGAACCTGTTAATGATTTGTCGACTTAGATGAAAGACCAAAAGACAGAAACTTAAATTTGGTAACGcttacatatataatacttgCGTTCGCGGAagcaatatatataagaattcaAGTAAAGTCAAATAAAGTGAAGTTTTTTTGCTCCCACAAGAACAAAGTTATGATGAATAAATACAAGTATTAGCTATTGTATCAAACATGCATGACTTGCTAAAATTAGTATGTAGTATGCTTATAATAGGTGACGACCTTACTTTCCGCAAATATCAAACCGACAATTCTCTATAAAAAGGAAAACTTGACCTCAAGTCGTGATCGTATAACAAAAGCCTTAGACAAAACCATCACAACTTCATCAAATCAACAATAGTCATAgtcattaatataaatatagtacATGGTTATACATCCGAGCTTACGCATCATATCTATATATGACCTTGGAGTCATTGTTGAGTAACGTTCTATGTTTCACTATCGTGTTTTTAGCTTATAGGGCCTCATAATTTCAAGTTCTTGTCAAAACCCAATCTCATGTCTAGACCTCCAATAGTCCAATCTATATCTTGATTGAAAGTACTACGAGGGCCGTTTCATGGTTTTTAAATGCCATGTTCTATACTAAAATATGCCTCATATTTTAACAATCTCTAAAACGTAAATCATGATTGGTCatactttttgtgtttatttagAGTGATAAACTAAATTTAAAGTAaggataataatgataaataaaaaaataaaaataaaaataataataaacactcTTGAcaattttaatgaaaaaaatggactatgtaattaaaaaaatcacattatTTATGTTAGGTTTTAAACATATATGCTTAAgaattgggaaaaaaa includes these proteins:
- the LOC122610546 gene encoding uncharacterized protein LOC122610546 — its product is MANRKKRVAVEPSLDSKKAWTDLEIKILIECWLDASEDPDFGNDRTGDSFWDTMIENYNAQVEYHRNKHQMTSKWRKIRAQVAKFNAIWSKYDDNRSSRENDTQVMEEARATYKAEVGVAFNMYECWLRLKDKPLILAPFGVDVLGRNMTNRRPGVGLSDPVSVDSDEDVLAYEPVDLGTENELFRPDLFARSAKTKSPRTSTSFDAGLARSLASDIVAQLERHCKTRQEILESQRESLAFIHEEETKRTMYSTLSFMGTTELDEEDKRFIKDAKKKLMAEYTPIIQGPGCV